Proteins encoded together in one Impatiens glandulifera chromosome 1, dImpGla2.1, whole genome shotgun sequence window:
- the LOC124920590 gene encoding rhomboid-like protein 14, mitochondrial yields the protein MVRGRRQPGASGGMLPLLGLYALNQYWRLERKPPITATLVAANTLIYLRPKFLNPFLPKLDQVCFNPHLILKNKDLKRFFLSALYHLDEPHLVYNMMSLLWKGIQLENSMGSLEYASMVSVLLGLSQGITLLLAKSMLLFNYDKAYYQEYAVGFSGVLFAMKVVLNSRAGHYTNVHGLIIPARYAAWAELIIIQMFVPGTSFLGHLGGILAGIVYLKLKDMSSGSDPLTTLFRRVVGVLRSRLGFMRRFRSGQRISGRGTVGGGLWRCGACTFDNSGLLNECEICGNGRNLGGLSSLWSSEDEANNGVALEELRRRRVERFNR from the exons ATGGTGAGAGGAAGAAGACAACCTGGTGCATCAGGCGGTATGCTTCCTTTACTCGGTCTCTACGCGCTGAATCAGTACTGGAGGCTCGAACGAAAACCTCCAATCACCGCTACTCTCGTCGCCGCCAACACTCTAATCTATCTTAGACCTAAATTCCTAAACCCTTTTCTTCCTAAACTCGATCAAGTCTGTTTCAATCCTCATCTTATATTAAAG AATAAGGACCTCAAGCGTTTTTTCCTATCAGCCTTATACCATCTAGATGAACCTCACCTGGTTTACAACATGATGTCCTTACTCTGGAAAGGTATTCAATTGGAGAATTCAATGGGAAGTTTAGAGTATGCTTCTATGGTTTCTGTATTGCTTGGATTATCACAAGGAATCACATTATTACTTGCCAAATCCATGTTATTGTTTAATTATGATAAAGCTTATTACCAAGAATATGCTGTTGGATTCTCTGGTGTTCTCTTTGCTATGAAAGTTGTTCTCAATTCTAGAGCAGGACATTACACTAATGTTCATGGATTGATCATACCTGCTCGTTATGCTGCTTGGGCTGAACTGATTATCATTCAAATGTTTGTACCTGGAACTTCTTTTCTTGGCCATCTTGGTGGGATCTTAGCTGGGATTGTTTACTTAAAGTTGAAAGACATGTCATCTGGTTCTGATCCATTGACAACGTTGTTTAGACGCGTGGTAGGAGTTTTGAGAAGTCGATTAGGGTTTATGAGGAGGTTTCGTAGTGGACAAAGGATTTCGGGAAGGGGAACTGTTGGTGGTGGATTGTGGAGATGTGGAGCGTGTACGTTTGATAATTCGGGATTGTTGAATGAATGTGAAATTTGTGGAAATGGTCGGAATTTAGGTGGTTTGTCGTCACTTTGGTCTTCGGAGGATGAAGCTAATAATGGCGTCGCTTTAGAAGAGTTGCGTCGGAGAAGAGTTGAGAGGTTTAATCGATAG
- the LOC124920381 gene encoding 50S ribosomal protein L18, chloroplastic-like, whose product MSASLSFLQSACAYTQQLSMSSMAKPRATPSSYKPLLVQAKTRTRTEDRVARHIRLRKKVEGTTERPRLCVFRSNKHLYVQVIDDSKMHTLASASTVQKPISDEFEITSGPTIEVAKRVGEVIAKACLEKGITKVAFDRGGYLYHGRIEAIAAAARENGLEF is encoded by the exons ATGTCTGCTTCACTCTCATTTCTTCAGAGTGCTTGCGCTTATACGCAACAACTATCCATGTCTTCCATGGCAAAACCTCGAGCTACCCCTTCCTCCTACAAGCCCCTGCTCGTTCAAGCAAAAACCCGAACACGTACAGAAGACAGAGTTGCTCGCCATATTCGTCTCAGGAAGAAG GTAGAAGGAACAACAGAAAGGCCAAGGTTGTGTGTGTTCAGGTCCAATAAACATCTCTACGTGCAGGTTATTGATGACTCAAAGATGCATACACTTGCTTCTGCTTCAACAGTGCAGAAACCCATTTCTGATGAGTTTGAAATTACTTCTGGTCCAACAATA GAAGTGGCAAAAAGAGTTGGTGAGGTTATTGCAAAGGCGTGCTTAGAGAAGGGGATTACTAAAGTGGCGTTTGACAGAGGTGGATACCTCTATCATGGACGTATTGAAGCCATTGCGGCTGCTGCCAGAGAAAATGGCCTTGAGTTTTAG
- the LOC124921964 gene encoding uncharacterized protein LOC124921964, translating to MSSSNWVKTITSPFRKAKACTFFNPNPNPNSTNKKTHHRHHHHHVADAGGEGELGEENMGVAMDLQGEVMACGYEDVQVMWSILDRNKSHVINTSNTTSTNVVMISPSTPNHHHHHHQDYSWKT from the exons ATGAGTAGTAGTAATTGGGTTAAAACCATCACTTCTCCATTTAGGAAAGCAAAAGCTTGCACCTTtttcaatccaaatccaaatcccAATTCAACCAACAAGAAGACTCATCAtcgccatcatcatcatcatgttgCAGATGCAg gaggagaaggagaattGGGTGAGGAGAATATGGGGGTAGCTATGGATCTACAGGGAGAAGTAATGGCATGTGGGTATGAAGATGTTCAAGTGATGTGGTCTATTTTGGATAGGAACAAGTCTCATGTCATCAACACTTCCAATACAACCAGCACCAATGTTGTTATGATTTCTCCTTCAACTCCAAatcatcaccatcatcatcatcaagatTATTCATGGAAGACCTAA